The following proteins are encoded in a genomic region of Fibrobacter sp. UWR4:
- a CDS encoding DUF3850 domain-containing protein, whose protein sequence is MEHILKVKKREFEALLNGELTFIIYKVDRLYTTGDRLILFELDNGKETGRSLTVRITFICHSEDSDGIKDDYCAVSVKRSGKNTRTNSGNKPSSEAEAIEYALSIGRSEDCAKRFYNYYAMSGWKMKNGIPLADWKAALRNWKDFSASKPQNTEETAQLELLLPLLLKKTADLAKQKKDLTFKDPAIGTVLSFYGFERFEYPFNAFEVKEMVKKYQTSKNLGTGCPNMRSPNPYGKGTLQVPTIEEYSQLLKRKKETQTK, encoded by the coding sequence ATGGAACACATCTTGAAAGTCAAGAAAAGGGAATTTGAAGCCCTTCTAAACGGCGAGCTTACCTTTATAATCTACAAGGTGGACCGCCTTTACACAACAGGCGACCGCCTCATCCTATTCGAGCTGGACAACGGCAAGGAAACAGGCCGAAGCCTCACCGTAAGGATCACCTTCATCTGCCATTCAGAGGACTCCGATGGCATCAAGGACGACTACTGCGCGGTAAGTGTCAAGAGAAGCGGCAAGAACACCCGCACAAATTCCGGGAATAAGCCTTCAAGCGAAGCAGAAGCCATCGAATACGCCCTGAGCATCGGACGATCCGAAGACTGCGCCAAGCGATTCTACAACTACTATGCCATGAGCGGCTGGAAAATGAAGAACGGCATTCCTCTGGCCGATTGGAAAGCAGCCCTCAGGAACTGGAAGGACTTCAGCGCAAGCAAACCCCAGAACACCGAAGAAACCGCCCAGCTAGAACTCCTGCTGCCCTTGCTCCTCAAGAAAACGGCAGACCTGGCAAAGCAAAAAAAAGACCTCACATTTAAAGACCCAGCCATCGGCACCGTCCTCAGCTTCTATGGCTTTGAACGCTTTGAATATCCCTTCAACGCCTTCGAAGTAAAAGAAATGGTCAAGAAATACCAGACATCAAAGAACCTTGGAACAGGCTGCCCAAACATGAGATCACCCAATCCATACGGCAAAGGAACACTCCAGGTTCCAACCATCGAAGAATACAGCCAGCTACTCAAACGAAAAAAAGAAACTCAAACCAAGTAA
- a CDS encoding ASCH domain-containing protein, giving the protein MSIHGKYADMIFSGEKTVELRKTAPVSTNDEITVYLYNTDTKSVTGKMTVSDIRELTEITDNLAEYACLSVEKIQEYKGDGTLYGWFIEEAEIFDESLRLKDFDAKRAPQSWQYIRR; this is encoded by the coding sequence ATGAGCATTCACGGCAAGTATGCCGACATGATCTTCAGCGGGGAAAAGACCGTCGAGCTTCGCAAGACGGCTCCAGTCTCCACGAACGATGAAATAACCGTCTATCTGTACAACACCGACACAAAGAGCGTTACCGGCAAAATGACCGTAAGCGACATTCGGGAACTTACCGAAATTACGGACAACCTGGCAGAATACGCCTGCCTTTCCGTTGAAAAAATCCAGGAATACAAGGGCGACGGAACTCTTTACGGCTGGTTTATCGAAGAAGCGGAAATCTTCGACGAAAGCCTTCGCCTTAAAGACTTTGACGCAAAAAGGGCCCCTCAATCCTGGCAATATATCAGGAGATAA
- a CDS encoding peptidoglycan recognition family protein, translating into MSNSPLVSHTNISPSRTSPRNHEIDTITIHIVVGQSSVEALGKLFADKSRKASSNYGIGPDGRIGLYVSETDRSWCSSNAANDHRAVTIEVASDTKVPYAVTDEAYASLIYLVADICKRNYIKKLRWSHDKKLMGKVDEDGELKQNMTLHKWFAAKECPGEYLEERMFDIAAKVNALL; encoded by the coding sequence ATGTCCAACAGTCCCCTGGTATCACACACCAACATAAGCCCAAGCAGGACCTCTCCGCGAAATCACGAAATCGATACGATCACCATCCACATCGTGGTGGGTCAGTCGAGTGTCGAAGCACTGGGCAAGCTCTTTGCAGATAAGAGTCGCAAGGCATCCAGCAACTACGGTATCGGCCCCGACGGTCGCATCGGCCTCTATGTCTCTGAAACCGACCGCAGCTGGTGCAGCTCCAACGCCGCCAATGATCACAGGGCGGTGACCATCGAGGTGGCAAGCGACACCAAGGTACCCTACGCCGTGACCGACGAAGCCTACGCAAGCCTCATCTACCTGGTGGCCGACATCTGCAAAAGGAACTACATCAAGAAACTCCGCTGGAGCCACGACAAGAAACTCATGGGCAAGGTGGACGAAGACGGTGAACTCAAGCAGAACATGACGCTTCATAAGTGGTTCGCCGCCAAGGAATGCCCCGGCGAATACCTTGAAGAACGGATGTTCGACATCGCCGCCAAGGTCAACGCCCTTCTGTAG
- a CDS encoding DUF1353 domain-containing protein, translating into MNLYYRPDIPTWEKYTKNTELYSIKNKLHIEIQAKNIPGTLVYDIMPGFFTDFRSGPSIVNPFIPKIGDTKTALAWLIHDVNYHGFLSKKYADLLLLEMLENAGMGKVKRNAVYYSVKFFAGSHYSNLDDDQGDLYNHNKTLVRMQWLDNKGATIKRFNGKRLISAYAA; encoded by the coding sequence ATGAATCTTTATTACCGCCCGGACATCCCCACCTGGGAAAAGTACACCAAGAACACCGAGCTTTACAGCATCAAGAACAAGCTCCACATCGAAATCCAGGCCAAGAACATTCCCGGAACTCTTGTCTATGACATCATGCCCGGATTCTTCACTGACTTCCGTTCAGGTCCCTCCATCGTGAACCCCTTCATCCCGAAGATTGGCGACACGAAGACCGCCCTGGCTTGGCTTATCCACGATGTAAACTACCACGGATTCCTCAGCAAGAAATACGCAGACCTTCTCCTGCTTGAAATGCTTGAAAATGCAGGCATGGGCAAGGTCAAGAGGAACGCAGTTTACTACTCCGTCAAGTTCTTTGCAGGCTCCCACTACAGCAACCTCGACGACGATCAGGGCGACCTTTACAACCACAACAAGACCCTCGTAAGGATGCAGTGGCTTGACAACAAGGGTGCAACCATCAAGAGGTTCAACGGGAAAAGACTCATTTCAGCATACGCAGCATGA
- a CDS encoding DUF3164 family protein, giving the protein MAKKDSQGNWLDDRGQAVPDKYIPAIDKKRDALVESIIKSVVKLSEKMATEKVKIVASIDKYLDELAKENKVKEKWKGNILLQNFDKSLCVERRIDDNIGFDERLQMVKTIVDKWVAGRLNGIDENLSKVITHAFNVDKQGRVNTAMLLKLLHLEIDDNEWKKAMKLLKESIIVKSTKQSINFKRKVVKDSGEAWENIVLNFNDISLNIEKEDKNA; this is encoded by the coding sequence ATGGCAAAGAAAGACTCCCAGGGAAATTGGCTCGACGATCGCGGCCAGGCTGTTCCCGATAAGTACATCCCCGCTATCGACAAGAAGCGCGACGCACTTGTAGAAAGCATCATCAAGAGCGTTGTCAAGCTCTCCGAAAAGATGGCGACCGAAAAGGTGAAGATCGTCGCCTCCATTGACAAGTACCTTGACGAACTCGCAAAGGAAAACAAGGTCAAGGAAAAGTGGAAGGGCAATATCCTTCTCCAGAACTTCGACAAGAGCCTCTGCGTAGAGCGCCGCATTGACGACAACATCGGCTTCGATGAACGCCTGCAGATGGTCAAGACCATCGTGGACAAGTGGGTCGCAGGCCGTCTGAACGGCATCGACGAGAACCTCTCCAAGGTGATCACTCACGCCTTCAACGTGGATAAGCAGGGTCGCGTCAACACCGCCATGCTCCTGAAGCTCCTGCACCTCGAAATTGACGACAACGAATGGAAGAAGGCAATGAAGCTCTTGAAGGAATCCATCATCGTCAAGTCCACCAAGCAGTCCATAAACTTCAAGCGCAAGGTAGTAAAGGACTCCGGCGAAGCCTGGGAAAACATCGTCCTCAACTTCAACGACATTTCCCTGAACATCGAAAAGGAGGACAAGAATGCCTAA
- a CDS encoding regulatory protein GemA, whose product MTTPADKRAEDFKKIHGLARLLGMDDDAYRTMLMDRYGVKSSKDLSPQTRAALIRLLRSQVAGKARGFADLSDRAKHKATPAQLRAIEAMWAKVSRAETSEARKKALNAFCERLTGVSCIQWIGKADAKTLIKALVAMGATPPEQFNKNKPQTDR is encoded by the coding sequence ATGACTACCCCGGCAGACAAGAGGGCCGAGGACTTCAAGAAGATCCACGGCCTCGCAAGGCTCCTCGGTATGGATGACGATGCCTACAGGACAATGCTTATGGACCGGTACGGTGTCAAGAGTTCCAAGGACCTTTCGCCACAGACCAGGGCAGCACTCATAAGGCTTCTCCGTTCGCAGGTTGCAGGCAAGGCGCGAGGCTTTGCAGACTTAAGCGACCGGGCAAAGCACAAGGCCACACCGGCGCAGCTCAGGGCAATAGAAGCCATGTGGGCCAAAGTCTCCAGGGCGGAAACATCGGAGGCCCGCAAGAAGGCCCTGAACGCCTTCTGTGAAAGGCTCACTGGAGTGTCCTGCATCCAGTGGATAGGAAAGGCCGACGCAAAGACTCTAATCAAGGCCCTGGTGGCCATGGGGGCGACCCCTCCAGAACAATTCAACAAGAACAAACCCCAAACCGATAGGTAA
- a CDS encoding AAA family ATPase, with amino-acid sequence MEATIENLNEYIAKTGASQTKVAKALGISAATLSYFLKGTYTGDVDAIVAKVKDFLATEAERERSRQKDGIIPTKTYKTIHKFCSLVLTHQVCGMLTGDAGCGKTTALKAFAKAHPSVIMVEADHGYTAKALFDELCDILTLEGRGSLHDKLNRVNQKLKDSGRLIIIDEAEHLPYRALELIRRVHDKAGVGIALCGMPRLEKNVQGDRQHFAQLNSRISAPCRAKLLDNADIKAYIESRFGLYEDNVVEHAAKLCRRNFRLLSHLVLWSTEVMRNNARDTLDTEILDAASQMLVVAQ; translated from the coding sequence ATGGAAGCTACTATTGAAAATCTCAACGAATATATCGCAAAGACCGGCGCAAGCCAGACGAAGGTGGCCAAGGCTCTTGGCATTTCCGCAGCGACCCTCAGCTACTTCCTGAAGGGCACCTACACGGGTGACGTGGACGCAATCGTCGCAAAGGTCAAGGACTTCCTGGCAACGGAAGCGGAACGCGAACGCAGCCGCCAAAAGGACGGCATCATCCCCACCAAGACCTACAAGACCATCCACAAGTTCTGTTCCCTTGTGCTGACACACCAGGTATGCGGAATGCTCACCGGTGACGCGGGTTGCGGCAAGACCACGGCCCTCAAGGCATTTGCTAAGGCCCATCCCTCCGTCATCATGGTGGAAGCGGATCACGGCTATACCGCCAAGGCGCTCTTTGACGAACTCTGCGACATCCTTACCCTTGAAGGTCGCGGAAGCCTTCACGACAAGCTGAACCGCGTAAACCAGAAGCTGAAGGACTCCGGTCGTCTGATCATCATTGACGAAGCAGAACACCTGCCTTACCGTGCCCTGGAACTTATCCGCCGTGTGCATGACAAGGCGGGCGTGGGCATTGCCCTCTGTGGTATGCCCCGCCTCGAAAAGAACGTGCAGGGCGACCGTCAGCACTTCGCACAGCTCAACTCCCGCATTTCCGCCCCTTGCCGTGCAAAGCTCCTGGATAACGCCGATATCAAGGCCTACATCGAAAGCCGTTTCGGCCTGTACGAGGACAACGTGGTGGAACACGCCGCCAAGCTCTGCCGTCGCAACTTCCGTCTGCTTTCCCACCTTGTGCTCTGGAGTACCGAGGTAATGCGCAACAACGCCCGCGACACCCTCGATACAGAAATCCTTGATGCAGCATCCCAGATGCTTGTGGTGGCCCAGTAA
- a CDS encoding Mu transposase C-terminal domain-containing protein, with product MKPIWISTSKVSELLKISERHVRNRLSLWEYKWEEENGRKVIKINARSLPKEACDRYILETLPEVEEVQAVAPTQEDIESTNRAYERATSRSKKNFDKWSVILSKCEGIQGTRELERFVESWNQSHTDMKTSVQSIYRQRSVVADFGKIALINHREIMGSTVKDRWFDDFKQAYLTANKLSVFSARMIALGMAIDRGEVKGDKDFPSKSAFTRRLQREVSPDVIYFAREGKKKFYDNKGYHLDRDYSDMNAGQVWVGDTRTWDVFVKVPGQEKPATCYITLFMDFRTYMPMGWCLHHTSPGTENTLRAIRNGIERYGLPEEIYVDNGREYRNKDFSGQSRGHKIVEDEQYTESLASRLDIKMHFAIVKNARAKIIERQFLVIKNGFDRLFNSFKGGTVVEKPEPLKGVLKSGDFLTWDEFAKLADRYLREVFPGLPCQGKVHEGKTRSELWNELIVKREPMRRVSRETLSLLTSRTVSGKIVHMGFHIAALDAWYWAEWMPVWKGREVMLRYDPDDMRVAWAYDSQRKLIGECTLQQAVGAMVKDDDAIGKAQIAEGVARKRHEENLLKEIVPEMTKEQAEEYIGAMRTAVGPQDIFIPQGPTHLTRHDKDSSVLKADKLVGNADFINMLGEDFEEEAPSDLWDELANG from the coding sequence ATGAAGCCGATTTGGATCAGTACGTCTAAGGTTTCCGAACTCCTTAAGATTTCCGAGAGGCATGTACGCAACAGGCTTTCTCTCTGGGAATACAAGTGGGAAGAGGAGAATGGCCGCAAGGTGATCAAGATCAATGCCAGGAGCCTTCCGAAGGAGGCTTGCGACCGCTATATCCTGGAGACGCTTCCCGAGGTGGAAGAGGTGCAGGCAGTGGCCCCTACCCAGGAGGATATCGAGTCCACCAACCGCGCCTATGAACGCGCCACAAGTCGAAGCAAGAAGAATTTCGACAAGTGGTCTGTCATCTTGTCAAAGTGCGAGGGCATCCAGGGCACGCGCGAGCTCGAAAGGTTCGTGGAGAGCTGGAACCAGAGCCACACCGACATGAAGACTTCGGTGCAGAGTATCTACCGCCAGCGTTCCGTCGTAGCAGACTTCGGCAAGATCGCCCTTATCAACCACCGCGAGATCATGGGCAGCACCGTGAAGGACCGCTGGTTCGACGACTTCAAACAGGCATACCTTACTGCAAACAAGCTCTCGGTATTTTCCGCCCGCATGATTGCGCTTGGCATGGCTATTGACCGCGGCGAAGTGAAGGGAGACAAGGATTTCCCGAGCAAGTCCGCCTTTACCCGCAGGCTCCAGCGTGAAGTTTCCCCGGATGTGATTTACTTTGCCCGCGAGGGTAAAAAGAAGTTCTACGACAACAAGGGCTACCACCTTGACCGCGACTATTCAGACATGAACGCGGGCCAGGTGTGGGTGGGCGATACCCGTACATGGGACGTTTTCGTGAAGGTCCCCGGCCAGGAAAAGCCCGCCACTTGCTACATCACCCTTTTCATGGATTTTCGTACCTATATGCCTATGGGCTGGTGCCTGCACCATACAAGCCCGGGCACCGAGAATACCTTACGCGCTATCCGCAACGGCATTGAACGCTATGGCCTGCCCGAAGAAATCTACGTGGATAACGGTCGCGAATACCGAAACAAGGATTTCTCCGGCCAGAGCCGTGGTCACAAGATCGTCGAAGACGAACAGTACACGGAATCCCTGGCAAGCCGTCTCGATATCAAGATGCACTTCGCCATCGTAAAGAACGCCCGTGCAAAGATCATTGAACGCCAGTTTTTGGTCATTAAAAACGGTTTTGATAGGCTGTTCAACAGCTTCAAGGGCGGTACCGTAGTCGAAAAGCCTGAGCCTTTGAAGGGTGTTCTCAAGAGTGGCGACTTCCTTACCTGGGACGAGTTCGCAAAGCTTGCCGACAGATACCTCCGCGAGGTTTTCCCCGGGCTTCCGTGCCAGGGCAAGGTTCACGAGGGTAAGACCCGCTCCGAACTCTGGAACGAGCTCATTGTAAAGCGCGAGCCTATGCGCCGTGTAAGCCGCGAGACCTTGTCTTTGCTCACGAGCAGGACTGTTTCCGGGAAGATTGTCCACATGGGTTTCCACATTGCCGCTTTGGATGCCTGGTACTGGGCCGAATGGATGCCGGTGTGGAAGGGCCGCGAAGTCATGCTTCGCTACGATCCTGACGATATGCGTGTTGCCTGGGCATACGATAGCCAGAGAAAGCTCATTGGCGAATGCACGCTGCAGCAGGCCGTGGGTGCCATGGTCAAGGATGACGATGCCATCGGCAAGGCACAGATCGCGGAAGGTGTCGCCCGCAAGCGTCACGAAGAAAATCTTCTCAAGGAGATTGTCCCGGAAATGACGAAGGAACAGGCAGAGGAATACATCGGGGCAATGCGCACCGCCGTTGGACCGCAGGACATCTTCATCCCGCAGGGGCCTACACACCTTACTCGCCACGACAAGGATTCATCTGTTCTCAAGGCAGACAAGTTGGTTGGCAATGCGGACTTTATCAATATGCTGGGTGAAGATTTCGAGGAAGAAGCACCTAGCGATCTCTGGGATGAACTTGCAAACGGTTAG
- a CDS encoding 3'-5' exonuclease: MQMSIQAVENVMVDIETLGTSSDCVILSVGACGYDRGGELKSFYEHIAIADSLDYGCQVDADTLMWWFRQGEGARMAIVDGQKKSLRLDTVLKDFAMWLATNFTDKFTIWSNGASFDIPILANAFRKAGMNVPWKFWNERCFRTVKSIYSDIKPP, from the coding sequence ATGCAAATGTCAATCCAGGCTGTTGAGAACGTAATGGTGGATATCGAGACCCTTGGCACTTCTAGCGACTGCGTGATTCTTTCGGTGGGTGCCTGCGGCTATGACCGGGGCGGCGAACTCAAGAGTTTCTACGAGCACATCGCGATTGCCGACTCCCTGGACTATGGCTGCCAGGTGGATGCCGACACCTTGATGTGGTGGTTCCGCCAGGGCGAGGGTGCCCGCATGGCTATTGTCGATGGTCAGAAGAAGTCGCTCAGGCTCGATACGGTGCTTAAGGATTTCGCCATGTGGCTTGCCACCAACTTCACCGACAAGTTTACCATCTGGAGCAACGGCGCGAGCTTCGATATCCCGATTCTTGCGAACGCGTTCAGGAAGGCGGGCATGAATGTGCCCTGGAAGTTCTGGAACGAACGCTGCTTCCGTACCGTGAAGTCCATCTACAGCGACATCAAGCCGCCGTAA
- a CDS encoding BRO family protein — protein MLKSPIDIEEEISTEGGTDLVHPSTTENALVEVKEEELDQNTAEALRIRYRMFNGEDIRMSVDENKNVWFVADDVVKILGYTKGTASVIKQHCNKVYDTAELEDGKELAKKITVKTNGGTQSMIAISEPDLYRLIMRSHMPEARSFEKWVVEDVLPSIRKTGKYKVSRKIDYKPAEPAQVEPSEGVEPVQLELFPCNLQSVSFPRPLTDKINAAKKRLYDQGHTFPNNKEFVKFLVAKALETLED, from the coding sequence ATGCTTAAGTCCCCTATCGACATCGAAGAAGAAATTTCCACCGAAGGGGGGACCGATTTGGTCCACCCTTCCACCACCGAAAACGCCCTGGTGGAGGTCAAGGAAGAAGAACTTGACCAGAATACCGCCGAGGCCCTGCGCATCCGTTACCGCATGTTCAACGGCGAGGATATCCGCATGAGCGTGGACGAAAACAAGAATGTCTGGTTCGTGGCCGACGATGTGGTGAAGATTCTTGGCTACACCAAGGGAACCGCATCCGTCATCAAGCAGCACTGCAACAAGGTGTACGATACCGCTGAACTTGAAGACGGCAAGGAGCTTGCCAAGAAGATCACAGTGAAGACCAACGGCGGCACCCAGAGCATGATCGCCATTTCCGAACCGGACCTCTACCGCCTCATCATGCGGTCCCACATGCCGGAAGCCCGCAGCTTCGAAAAGTGGGTGGTTGAGGATGTGCTCCCTTCCATCCGCAAGACCGGCAAGTACAAGGTGAGCCGCAAGATCGACTACAAGCCCGCGGAACCCGCCCAGGTGGAGCCTTCCGAAGGTGTGGAGCCCGTGCAGCTGGAACTGTTCCCCTGCAATCTCCAGAGCGTGTCCTTCCCGCGTCCGCTTACCGACAAGATCAACGCCGCCAAGAAGCGTCTCTACGACCAGGGCCACACCTTCCCGAACAACAAGGAGTTCGTGAAGTTTTTGGTGGCCAAGGCACTCGAAACTCTGGAGGACTAG
- a CDS encoding DUF2513 domain-containing protein, protein MKRDMDLIREILLDIEKVPAGGFWDVDAFAVNRDRNEVLYTLRIMEQHSMVSECTSETMDGLDFVGNAVCILPAGYDFLDASRNNTVWKKFKDKVKNEGISFTFSIAIKLLKKLAEESVLG, encoded by the coding sequence ATGAAACGAGACATGGACCTGATCCGTGAAATTCTGCTTGACATTGAAAAAGTTCCTGCTGGTGGCTTTTGGGATGTAGATGCGTTTGCCGTCAATCGTGACCGCAACGAAGTCCTTTACACTCTAAGGATAATGGAACAGCATTCCATGGTTAGCGAATGTACTTCCGAAACTATGGACGGCCTGGATTTTGTCGGGAATGCGGTCTGCATTCTTCCGGCTGGCTACGACTTCCTTGATGCGAGCCGAAACAATACCGTGTGGAAAAAGTTCAAGGACAAGGTGAAGAACGAGGGTATTTCGTTTACCTTTTCTATAGCCATAAAGCTCCTTAAAAAATTAGCGGAAGAAAGTGTGCTTGGATGA
- a CDS encoding phage virion morphogenesis protein has protein sequence MPEIINARLDKRNFERLVRQMHDKAIDPKPVLAAIGNLAVKSIRQNFINGGRPNAWTKSKKTKGKTLIGTGALMKGIHYTVDEDGTTIMTSKLPYAHILHFGGKTRPHEIRAKNRKALHFLGIFRKKVNHPGSDIPARPYMILQDEDIQAMEKMMVMHITGNTLGR, from the coding sequence ATGCCAGAAATCATCAACGCAAGACTAGACAAACGCAATTTCGAGCGACTGGTAAGGCAGATGCACGACAAGGCCATTGACCCGAAGCCCGTCCTTGCCGCCATCGGCAACCTTGCAGTAAAGAGCATAAGGCAGAACTTTATCAACGGAGGCCGCCCCAATGCCTGGACAAAATCAAAGAAGACCAAGGGCAAGACCTTGATAGGAACCGGCGCTCTCATGAAGGGAATCCACTACACCGTGGACGAAGACGGAACCACCATCATGACAAGCAAGCTGCCATACGCCCACATTCTCCACTTTGGCGGCAAGACAAGGCCCCACGAAATCAGGGCGAAGAACCGAAAGGCCCTGCACTTCCTAGGCATATTCAGGAAAAAGGTAAACCACCCCGGTTCAGACATCCCTGCAAGGCCCTATATGATCCTCCAGGACGAAGACATCCAGGCAATGGAAAAGATGATGGTCATGCACATCACCGGGAACACGCTGGGGCGCTAA
- a CDS encoding phage minor head protein: protein MAKELDFKQGEYKEAVDYIKQKINLPTKRWNDLKGAMHTRAFTVAGAMRADILLDFRKAVERAIEKGDTLQDFRDNFYNIASKWRASDPSFDAKMQRPKYGAWRSKVIYQTNVITAAAAAQERQARALPDVFTHAKYVCMMLPGSREEHKAWNGTVLPVNDPWWEKHSPPNGFGCLCQKEFISKYEMDSGMEKETKAPTSPSDTTNIGENWDYSIGDADAENQRLGEQYQEKRAKLFDKFPEAKNKEPSDVIDRESAKGGQKDEKTLRQNNYQEIIDKFKKLNVEYLEPAIMSTQLSEDEIIQKISGNDLTIGSCASQALTYIGNKCGYDVRDFRGADSRWLFGQYTTSQKIAEAGGFVECDYNGFKIADRLLRNVEEGKEYFYTSGEHAAIIRKTGKKFEYLETQSKHIDENGFHPLTVNVLKKRFRTTKTRKLEGEKFLQKEVLIETSKISDSPNFKELLGYLNTDPKNQKREVPK from the coding sequence GTGGCTAAGGAACTGGATTTCAAGCAGGGTGAATACAAGGAAGCCGTTGACTACATCAAGCAGAAAATCAACCTTCCGACAAAGCGCTGGAATGATCTGAAAGGCGCTATGCACACCCGTGCCTTCACCGTTGCAGGAGCGATGCGTGCAGACATCCTTCTTGATTTCCGAAAGGCCGTTGAAAGGGCCATTGAAAAGGGCGACACCCTCCAGGACTTCCGGGACAATTTCTACAACATTGCAAGCAAATGGCGGGCATCCGACCCTAGCTTCGACGCAAAAATGCAGAGGCCCAAATACGGAGCTTGGCGTTCAAAGGTCATTTACCAGACTAATGTCATCACGGCTGCTGCAGCTGCGCAGGAACGCCAGGCAAGAGCCTTGCCCGATGTATTCACGCACGCAAAGTATGTCTGCATGATGCTCCCTGGGAGCCGCGAGGAACACAAGGCATGGAACGGAACAGTCCTCCCGGTAAACGACCCTTGGTGGGAAAAGCACAGCCCGCCCAACGGGTTTGGCTGCCTTTGCCAAAAGGAGTTCATCAGCAAGTACGAAATGGACTCTGGAATGGAAAAAGAAACCAAGGCCCCGACATCACCAAGCGACACCACGAACATTGGCGAAAACTGGGACTACAGCATAGGCGACGCTGATGCTGAAAACCAGCGACTTGGCGAACAGTACCAGGAGAAAAGGGCAAAGCTGTTTGACAAGTTCCCGGAAGCAAAGAATAAGGAACCGTCCGATGTTATTGACCGGGAGTCAGCAAAGGGCGGTCAGAAAGACGAAAAAACACTGCGACAAAACAATTATCAAGAAATTATCGATAAGTTCAAAAAACTTAATGTAGAGTATTTAGAACCAGCGATAATGAGCACTCAACTTTCAGAAGATGAAATTATTCAAAAAATAAGCGGAAATGATTTGACGATTGGATCTTGCGCATCACAGGCTCTAACATATATCGGAAACAAGTGTGGATATGATGTCAGAGATTTTAGAGGCGCTGACAGCAGGTGGTTATTTGGTCAATATACAACAAGTCAAAAAATAGCCGAAGCAGGAGGATTCGTTGAATGTGATTATAACGGCTTTAAAATCGCGGACAGACTATTGCGGAATGTTGAAGAAGGAAAAGAATACTTCTACACAAGTGGCGAACACGCCGCGATCATAAGGAAAACGGGAAAGAAATTTGAATACCTTGAAACACAGAGCAAACACATTGATGAAAATGGATTTCATCCATTAACAGTAAATGTTCTTAAAAAGCGATTTAGAACTACCAAAACTCGTAAGCTCGAAGGAGAAAAGTTCCTTCAAAAAGAAGTCTTAATAGAGACCTCTAAAATAAGCGACTCTCCGAATTTTAAGGAATTGCTAGGCTATTTAAACACTGATCCTAAAAACCAAAAAAGAGAAGTGCCAAAGTAA